ACCCAGCACCCTCCTCCCAGTATAACCCAGTGCCCTACTCCCACTGCAACCCAGTGCAACCCAGCACCCTCCTCCCAGTATAACTCAGGGCAACCCAGCACCTTTCTCCCAGCATAACCTGATGCAGCCCAGCGCCCTCCTCCCAGTATAACCCAGTGCAACCCAGCGCCCTGCTCCCAGTACGGCCAGTTCAGAGCCCGGCCTggcgcccccgcgcccccctccgccagccctccccgccggcggcagcggaaTCAAAACCGGGTGGGAAAGTCCAGCGGGAGGCGGGAGGGGAAGCGAAAGCGGCACGTGGGGGGcacggggctgggccgggccgggacccCCTCGGATCTCCTCGGCCCCCTCCCACCGtcctcccggcgcggccggccggcttCGCGGCCCGtctccccgccggcggccccgagcGCCCCGGGCCGGCCCGTTCCCGAAGCGCCACGCGGCGGGCGGCTGCGACCGAAAGCGATACCCCAAAACTTCCCCTTTCCGTCCTCCGAAGATCAAACCGCCCGAAGGAGAAGCGAGGCAGAGAGCCTGCGGCaccggcccggcggcccggcaAGGTAGGCACCGCTCGCCCTCCTCCCGCGGCCCGGAGCAGgagcggggacccaggcgtccccgtccccgtccccgtcccggctcagggcccaggcgtccccgtccccgtccccgtcccggctcaggacccaggcgtccgggcccccagCCTACacaggacccaggtgtccccatCCCGGctcaggacccaggcgtccccgtccccgtccccgtcccggctcagggcccaggcgtccgggcccccagCCTGCACAGGACCAAGACGTCCCCGTCCCGGctcaggacccaggcgtccccgtccccatccccgtcccggctcagggcccaggcgtccgggcccccagCCTGCACAGGACCAAGACGTCCCCGTCCCGGCtcaggacccaggtgtccgggccccccAGCTTGctcaggacccaggcgtccccgtccccgtcccggctcaggacccaggtgtccgggccccccAGCTTGCTCAAGACCcaggtgtccccgtccccatcccggctcaggacccaggcgtccccgtccccgtcccggctcgggacccaggcgtccggctcgaGGCAGAGGCAGGACCGGCGTtccccggcgcggggcaggaTGTGTCCCctcctggtgctgtggggctcGGTGCTGCTGGGCGCGCCGGGGGGCTCAGCCTACGGTTTCCGGAACTGCATCCAGACGGCGCGGGACGCCGGCAGCTTCCGCTGCATCCAGCGCTTCGTGCGGGACATCGGCAGCGCCGTGGCCGACCTGCCGTCCGGCGCCACGGCCCTCAACGTCTCGCACAACGCCATCCGCCTCCTGCCGCCGGGCGCCCTGCTCCACCTGCCCCGGCTGCGGCGCCTCGACCTGGCCTTCAACCAGCTGCAGGCCGTGGAGCGCGGGGCCTTCTTGGGCCTCGGGGCGCTGGCCACCCTCGACCTGTCCCACAACCGCCTGGCCGGCCTGGCCGAGGACGTCTTCCAGGGCCTGGGCAACCTCTCCCGCCTGCTGCTGCACCACAACCTGCTCAGCACCCTGGACCCCGGCGCCTTCCAGTCGCTGGCCAACCTGCGCTCCCTGGTCCTCCGCGACAACCGCCTGCAGAGCTTCGGCGAGGTGGCGGCCGGCGTGCGGGACCTGCCCCGGCTCCGGGACCTGGACGTGTGCAAAAACAACTTGACGTCGctggggcccggcccgcgcctgCCCGCCTCCCTGCTCGTCCTGCGCCTCTGCAACAACTCGCTGGTGGACGTCCACGGCGCGAGCCCCGACCTGCTGCACCGCGTCAAGCTGCTGGACCTGTCCTACAACAACATCTCCAACATTTCGTCCTTCCGCCGGGTCCACCTCCAGAACCTCACCTGGCTCCGGCTGCTGGGGAACCCGCTGGACATCTTCCACCTGCTCAACAACTCCGACGTGAGGGCCCGCAGCGTGGACTACTCCGGCCTGCGGCTCGGCAACAAGAGCTTGAGCGAGGTGTGCAGGCGGTTGCAGGGCACCGGGCTGGGGCAGTTCCGGCTGCACCGGAACGGCATCCGGGCCTTGCGGAAGGGCGCTTTCGAGCTGTGCCCGCGCTTTGGCACCCTGGACCTCTCGTGGAACGAGCTGCGCTCGGTGGGGTGCGTGGCGGAGCTGCTGAGCTGGAGGCAGCGGCAGGGCCTGCAGAACCTGGTGGTGGAGCACAACCTGCTGAAAAACCTGCGGTCCTGCGAGGCGGCCCCGCACCTGCCCCACCTCTACAACATCTCCTACCGCTTCAACCGCATCCTCATCGTCAGCCGCCACGCTTTCGGCTACGCCCCCAGCCTCCGCGTCCTGCACCTCAACATCAACAACATCGCCGACCTGCAGAAGGACGCCCTCCAGGGCCTGCGCAACCTCACCGAGCTGCGGCtcgacaacaacctcctcaccgACCTCTACCAGAGCAGCTTCGCCGACCTGGGCCAGCTCCAGACGCTCAACCTCCGCAACAACCACGTCTCCGTCCTCTTCTCCCACGTCTTCAGCAACCTGAGCCAGCTCCAGACGCTGGACCTGGGGGGCAACAACATCCGGCACTTGACGGGCAAGTCCTTCCAGGGGCTGTGCC
This genomic window from Struthio camelus isolate bStrCam1 chromosome 39, bStrCam1.hap1, whole genome shotgun sequence contains:
- the LOC104141618 gene encoding toll-like receptor 13, whose amino-acid sequence is MCPLLVLWGSVLLGAPGGSAYGFRNCIQTARDAGSFRCIQRFVRDIGSAVADLPSGATALNVSHNAIRLLPPGALLHLPRLRRLDLAFNQLQAVERGAFLGLGALATLDLSHNRLAGLAEDVFQGLGNLSRLLLHHNLLSTLDPGAFQSLANLRSLVLRDNRLQSFGEVAAGVRDLPRLRDLDVCKNNLTSLGPGPRLPASLLVLRLCNNSLVDVHGASPDLLHRVKLLDLSYNNISNISSFRRVHLQNLTWLRLLGNPLDIFHLLNNSDVRARSVDYSGLRLGNKSLSEVCRRLQGTGLGQFRLHRNGIRALRKGAFELCPRFGTLDLSWNELRSVGCVAELLSWRQRQGLQNLVVEHNLLKNLRSCEAAPHLPHLYNISYRFNRILIVSRHAFGYAPSLRVLHLNINNIADLQKDALQGLRNLTELRLDNNLLTDLYQSSFADLGQLQTLNLRNNHVSVLFSHVFSNLSQLQTLDLGGNNIRHLTGKSFQGLCRLRKLYLDGNHIQEISSDIFHPVQATLEVLDLKGNNLQYITKQQSQQPPFMYLHQLYDLKLQAQQPYGLKIIPHKFFQGLTALRTLFLSQNKLLSIPSDVFDDLAQLQYLTLADSSNGMQDLPPGIFKNLTRLETLDLENVGLHSLTLEVFGNLSRLKTLKLAKNELQTVNQSVAQRLGALRYLDLRKCPLSCTCENTWFQTWLNNSRVQVVYLYNYTCDSRQQPAYVYSFDTHVCFLDVGLYLFSGTAPALLLLMVLPLLYHRAYWRLKYHFYILRSWVNERWRRQEEEQYQYDSFISYNSADEGWVLQELVPNLEQGSGRGSFRLCLHHRDFRPGKSIIDNIVDSIYNSRKTICVISRSYLQSEWCSLEIQLASYRLFDELKDVLILVFLEAIPNAELSAYHRMRKVMLKKTYLSWSPQPEAQKLFWTKLKKALKSNYTEEEHFEEEDKLL